In Ignavibacteriota bacterium, the genomic window TTTCTGACTGAAACATTTGCATCGCAACGCAAACTTCCTTCTTCCATGATGCCGTCGCAAACACCTAAGTATGTAACAATCTGTCTAATTTTATAAAGATACAGATATGCTTCTCTTGCAGTACGCATATCCGGTTCACTCACAATTTCCGCGAGCGGTGTTCCGCATCTGTTTACATCAATCAGTGTGTCTGCATCCATATCATGAATGGACTTTCCGGCATCTTCTTCCATGTGAATACGAGTCAACCCGATTTTCTTCCTCGAACCATCTTCCAATTCAATCTCAACAAAACCATTTGAGCAGATTGGCTCTTCAAACTGAGAAATTTGATATCCTTTGGGAAGGTCAGGATAGAAATAATTTTTCCGCGCAAAAACGGAGTGATGTGCAATCGCACAATTTGTCGCCAATCCCATCTTCATCACAAACTCAACAACTTGCTTGTTGAGAACAGGAAGAACTCCCGGCATTCCCAGACAAACAGGACAAATGTTGACATTCGGTTCGTGTCCAAACTTTGTACTGCAACTGCAAAATACTTTTGCATTTGTCAGCAATTGTGCGTGAACTTCGAGACCGATAACGGGTTCGTATACCGAATCATTTTGGAAACTCATGAAGAATATTATGCCGCAACAGTCTCAAAATGACGGATGGCAAAAACCTCATTTCGTTGCAATGGTTCAATTTCACTTTCATCCAAACAGATAATTGCAATCGTTTCTCCGATTGCATTGAAAACTTCCAACGAATATCCTCTTTCAGAATCGTTCAATCCCGGATGTGAATCCACAATTGTAGCGACATCACCCTTCTTAAGATTGTATTCAGGCAAGTCTTTTAGTAAAGCAACTCGAGTGAATAAATCATAGTTCATAGTTATCTTTCATTTGTACGGAAATAAGGTAATAAATTTTATCCTGTCAGAAAAACGTTCTTTCATCCAAATAGTTTTCACACGTAAGACTGTTTGATTTGGTCTATGAAGTTCCCCTACTATTTCATAATAATCACCAAACTTTGTTGCATGAGCAAAAAATGTCTCACTTTTCTTCAGCAACAATCGTAAATCATTTTCTAATAATTCCCAATTGTCGAGTGTGTATCCTGCCTTCCCAAGAAATTTTGATTTATCATCTTTTTCCTGAAACTTCAATAAATACCCGGTAAGTTTTCTCTTATCAATTATCGTATTTTCAGGTAATTGCATTCCTGTTACTTCGGATTACTTCACAGTAAATTTCAATTCCTTCAACACCGCGCCATCCGAGGACGTCACTGAAACTGTCCACTCGCCTGATTGTCGTAATGTCTTTTCAGCCCATGTTCTCCACGGACTTCCACCAACACTCAACGTAGTCGAATGTGAGTAATCACCATTCTTCCACGTAACGGTAATATCACCCGTCCCGCCTGAAAGTTTCAACCACACATATGCTTTTGAATTGAGTTCAAACTCCGTCGCTTCTTCCGTGAGCATTCTGTCTTGAACATCATTTCCCAATTTTGCTTCTACCACAGTCATGCCTGTACTTCCGTCCTGTTTTGTGAAAGCAGATTGTGATACAAATACAAACAATGCAAGTAACGTTACACTGATAAAGAATAATTTTTTCATAAGATTTCCCTTTGTCTAAAATAATTTTGTTCGTTTGATTTACTTTGAAGTTTTCTTCAACAATTGTTTCCTGATATTCTGAATTTGCTTCACATGATTCACATCGTGTCCGGCAAACATTTGTGCAATTCGTTCAACAGTTTCCTTACCCCGTTCCTCATGCATTCCGAATTGCTTCCATTGTTTGGCTGTCAAAGATTTCAATAACCGCACATGGTCGCTTC contains:
- a CDS encoding DUF4926 domain-containing protein, with translation MNYDLFTRVALLKDLPEYNLKKGDVATIVDSHPGLNDSERGYSLEVFNAIGETIAIICLDESEIEPLQRNEVFAIRHFETVAA
- a CDS encoding DUF2914 domain-containing protein — encoded protein: MKKLFFISVTLLALFVFVSQSAFTKQDGSTGMTVVEAKLGNDVQDRMLTEEATEFELNSKAYVWLKLSGGTGDITVTWKNGDYSHSTTLSVGGSPWRTWAEKTLRQSGEWTVSVTSSDGAVLKELKFTVK